In Choloepus didactylus isolate mChoDid1 chromosome 6, mChoDid1.pri, whole genome shotgun sequence, one DNA window encodes the following:
- the ART5 gene encoding ecto-ADP-ribosyltransferase 5, translating to MMAFLLIALSCLGLHTLWQAQAVPILPLGLAPDTFDDAYVGCSEEMEEKAAALLKEEMARHALLRESWKAAQGAWEHRHQGLTLPPGFQAQHGVAILVYTNSSNTLYWELNQAVRTGGGSQELYMRHFPFKALHFYLTRALQLLRGSGGCSRKPGEVVFRGVGSLRFEPKRLGDSVRLGQFASSSLDEAVARRFGNATLFSLRTCFGAPIQALSVFPEEREVLIPPHEVFLVTRFSQDGPRSLVTLWSYNQTCSHFNCAYLGGEKSWGCMSIPTGEQPESPSKGVFSLLSWKNLLLAPEGFQLSGAGP from the exons ATGATGGCATTTCTGCTCATCGCCCTCAGCTGTCTCGGTCTCCACACCCTCTGGCAG GCCCAGGCTGTTCCCATCTTGCCCCTGGGCTTGGCTCCAGACACCTTCGATGATGCCTATGTGGGCTGCTCGGAGGAGATGGAGGAGAAGGCAGCCGCCCTGCTAAAGGAGGAGATGGCCCGCCATGCTCTGCTGCGGGAGTCCTGGAAGGCAGCTCAGGGAGCCTGGGAGCACAGGCATCAAGGGCTCACCCTGCCCCCTGGCTTCCAGGCCCAGCACGGAGTGGCCATCCTGGTCTACACCAACTCATCTAACACCTTGTACTGGGAGCTGAACCAGGCTGTGAGGACAGGTGGTGGCTCCCAGGAGCTCTACATGAGGCACTTTCCTTTCAAGGCCCTGCATTTCTACCTGACCCGGGCCCTGCAGCTGCTGCGGGGCAGCGGGGGCTGCAGCAGGAAACCTGGGGAGGTGGTGTTCCGCGGTGTGGGCAGCCTTCGCTTCGAACCCAAGAGGCTGGGGGACTCTGTGCGCTTGGGCCAATTCGCCTCCAGCTCCCTGGATGAGGCAGTGGCCCGCAGATTTGGTAATGCCACCCTCTTCTCTCTAAGGACTTGCTTTGGGGCCCCTATCCAGGCCCTGTCTGTCTTTCCTGAAGAGCGTGAGGTGCTGATTCCCCCCCATGAAGTATTCTTGGTCACCAGATTCTCCCAGGATGGACCCCGGAGCCTAGTGACTCTCTGGAGCTATAATCAGACCTGCAGCCACTTTAACTGTGCCTATCTCGGTG GGGAGAAGAGCTGGGGCTGTATGTCGATACCAA caggggagcagccagaatcaCCCTCCAAGGGGgtcttttctctgctttcctggaAGAACCTTCTCTTGGCCCCAGAGGGGTTCCAGCTCTCAGGAGCTGGGCCCTGA